The Methanocalculus natronophilus genome window below encodes:
- the gatB gene encoding Asp-tRNA(Asn)/Glu-tRNA(Gln) amidotransferase subunit GatB, with protein MTVIIGLEIHCQLNTQTKLFCGCSTDYREDGPNTHVCPVCLGLPGSLPITNRQAVIYALRVAKALHCEVPEVSEFARKNYFYPDLAKAYQITQYDKPLAVGGYIDIEGEDGGEKRIQLTRIHMEEDPGRLLHMGSGDRGRYTLVDYNRSGVPLIEIVTEPELSSPKEARRFLNKLRATLEYLGTFDSEKEGSLRVDANISIKGHERVEVKNITSYKGVEKALMFEITRQKGMIRRNATIVRETRHYQEARGVTTSARSKEFEHDYRYFPEPDLALLRVSSWVDEITLPELPDARLDRFMKDYGLSKNHARTLTGDLRLADFFEEVCTGIPEIAAPWTADILLGELNYRDMPISKVPVQAFRSLLMEVKKASVTDKSAVEVLRLMLNQVMDGTPPEMADEIIARLGLAKEEGDSIVEIVTSVLAEHEAAVADHRAGKPGAINFLVGQVMKATRGRADPKEIGRIIGDLLKE; from the coding sequence ATGACTGTCATCATCGGCCTTGAGATCCACTGTCAGCTGAATACACAAACCAAGCTTTTCTGCGGTTGTTCGACAGACTACCGGGAAGACGGACCAAACACCCATGTCTGTCCGGTCTGTCTCGGCCTTCCGGGTTCTCTCCCGATAACAAACAGGCAGGCTGTCATCTATGCCCTTCGTGTTGCAAAGGCGCTCCACTGCGAGGTTCCGGAGGTCTCGGAATTTGCCCGGAAGAACTACTTCTACCCGGATCTGGCAAAAGCCTACCAGATCACCCAGTATGACAAGCCCCTTGCGGTTGGCGGCTACATCGATATTGAGGGTGAAGATGGCGGCGAGAAGCGGATACAGCTTACCCGCATCCATATGGAAGAGGATCCCGGCCGCCTTCTCCATATGGGAAGCGGTGATCGCGGCCGCTACACTCTCGTCGACTACAACCGTTCCGGCGTTCCCTTAATCGAGATTGTGACTGAACCTGAGCTTTCATCCCCAAAAGAGGCGAGGAGATTTTTAAACAAACTCAGGGCAACACTTGAATATCTTGGAACCTTTGATTCTGAAAAAGAAGGCTCACTCAGGGTTGATGCGAATATATCCATCAAAGGTCATGAGCGGGTTGAGGTCAAGAACATCACCAGCTACAAGGGTGTTGAAAAGGCTCTTATGTTTGAGATTACCCGGCAGAAGGGGATGATCCGGAGGAATGCGACAATTGTGCGTGAGACACGGCATTACCAGGAAGCCCGCGGGGTCACTACATCAGCCCGTTCAAAAGAGTTTGAACATGACTACCGGTACTTCCCTGAGCCGGATCTCGCGCTTCTCAGGGTCAGTTCGTGGGTAGATGAGATTACCCTCCCCGAACTCCCTGATGCCAGGCTGGATCGGTTTATGAAGGACTATGGCCTCTCGAAAAACCATGCACGCACCCTGACAGGCGATCTCAGGCTTGCAGACTTTTTCGAGGAGGTCTGCACCGGTATCCCGGAGATTGCAGCTCCCTGGACTGCTGATATCCTGCTTGGAGAGCTGAACTACCGTGATATGCCCATCTCAAAGGTTCCGGTACAGGCGTTTCGATCTCTTCTCATGGAGGTGAAGAAAGCCTCTGTCACAGACAAATCCGCTGTTGAGGTACTGAGACTGATGCTGAACCAGGTGATGGACGGCACTCCTCCTGAGATGGCAGACGAGATCATCGCCCGGCTTGGCCTGGCAAAAGAAGAAGGAGATTCAATTGTGGAGATTGTCACCTCGGTTCTTGCAGAGCATGAGGCTGCTGTCGCTGATCACCGTGCAGGAAAGCCCGGGGCGATCAACTTCCTTGTCGGCCAGGTGATGAAAGCAACGAGAGGAAGAGCTGATCCAAAAGAGATTGGACGGATCATAGGGGATCTCCTGAAAGAATAG
- a CDS encoding DNA topoisomerase I, with amino-acid sequence MHLIIAEKNIAARRIAEILAGKEKVQAKKDGAANLYIFGDTRVIGLRGHVVEVDFEPGYDNWRSTTHPPRTLIDAGIIKRPTEKKIVAILQKIARKAESVTIATDYDTEGELIGKEAYELVRAVNRDVAIDRARFSAITAEEIKKAFSETNPLDFHLAAAGETRQIVDLVWGASLTRFISIAAKRGGGNILSVGRVQSPTLAMIVEREREIEAFVPETYWMVRLLTERDDSPFEARHTHGRFKEKKEAEAAVQASVPPLTVTDVIEGEKNDRAPSPLDTTTLIVAAGRLGYSAANAMRVAEDLYMNGYISYPRTDNTVYPKSLNLRGIVTDLSRGVFAEDGRWVTANMRQNPTRGKKETTDHPPIHPVSYGSPDQIGEGAWKLYEFIVRRYFATLSPDAKWKTQKVNLLAGSEHYTTTGSRLHVPGYRSVYPYSDAKELVLPKLAEGMVLPINAVHLDEKETKPPARYTQSRLIQKMEELGLGTKSTRHEVIQKLIARKYIEGNPLRPTLVGRAVTDTLSEYADTITKPGMTRSLEDHMNQIKVNTKGKTEVIEESREMLNRVFDQLEENEELIGRDIMEMTVEESMIGPCPSCGHQLRIRRMGSSQFIGCMHYPDCSFNISLPPGTWGGAVRTKDLCPEHNLHHIRLVRKGARPWDLGCPLCSHIESNREALAMIPDCTGDRIKKLHANHLYAITDITNLQAEELARILGISETAAESLRRGAEEVIERLRRRTGMKKFIRSHIAPRRGRSPAKVAKTLYEAGVEDITALGGADPNLLKQAGISDDEAATLLQAAKKESDTRILREIGIPAVSLKKYQAAGISAPEDFMRIHPAGIALASGVTIETVIKHVSLVCDYYQQPAPEKISKAAFEKGQKELVEIPGIGDSTLRKLADAGIYNKKTLLAAEGDLFGLSGDVVSKLQKEAA; translated from the coding sequence GTGCACCTGATAATAGCTGAGAAAAATATTGCAGCACGGAGGATAGCTGAGATCCTCGCAGGAAAGGAGAAGGTCCAGGCGAAAAAGGATGGGGCAGCCAACCTCTATATTTTTGGAGATACCCGTGTGATCGGCCTTCGCGGCCATGTTGTCGAGGTTGATTTCGAACCAGGATATGACAACTGGCGCAGTACAACCCACCCTCCCCGCACCCTGATTGACGCAGGCATCATCAAGCGGCCGACAGAGAAGAAGATCGTGGCAATCCTTCAGAAAATCGCAAGGAAAGCTGAATCTGTCACGATTGCAACCGATTATGACACCGAAGGCGAACTGATCGGCAAGGAAGCCTATGAACTTGTCCGTGCCGTCAACAGGGACGTTGCAATCGATCGTGCCCGGTTCTCAGCTATCACGGCAGAAGAGATAAAAAAGGCCTTTTCTGAAACAAATCCTCTCGACTTTCATCTTGCAGCAGCAGGAGAGACCCGCCAGATTGTTGATCTTGTCTGGGGAGCATCACTGACCCGTTTCATCTCGATTGCAGCAAAACGGGGTGGCGGGAACATCCTCTCTGTTGGCCGTGTCCAGAGCCCGACGCTGGCGATGATCGTCGAACGCGAACGGGAGATCGAGGCTTTTGTTCCGGAGACGTACTGGATGGTCAGGCTTCTGACAGAGCGGGACGATTCCCCCTTTGAGGCACGGCATACGCATGGCAGGTTCAAAGAGAAGAAAGAGGCCGAGGCTGCGGTTCAGGCATCAGTTCCCCCGCTTACCGTCACCGACGTGATCGAAGGCGAGAAGAATGATCGCGCCCCATCCCCTCTTGATACAACAACCCTGATTGTTGCTGCCGGGCGTCTTGGTTATTCTGCTGCAAATGCGATGCGGGTGGCAGAAGATCTCTATATGAACGGGTACATCTCCTATCCGAGAACTGACAACACCGTCTACCCAAAGAGCCTGAACCTCCGGGGGATCGTCACTGATCTCTCACGGGGAGTGTTTGCAGAGGATGGACGGTGGGTAACTGCCAATATGCGGCAAAACCCGACCCGCGGCAAGAAAGAGACAACAGATCACCCGCCCATACACCCTGTAAGCTATGGGAGCCCTGATCAGATCGGTGAGGGGGCATGGAAACTCTATGAGTTCATTGTCAGGAGATATTTTGCAACCCTCTCTCCTGATGCGAAATGGAAAACCCAGAAAGTCAATCTTCTAGCTGGCAGTGAACACTATACCACAACCGGCAGCCGGCTGCATGTTCCCGGGTACAGATCAGTATACCCGTACTCTGATGCAAAAGAGCTGGTGCTGCCAAAACTCGCAGAAGGGATGGTGCTCCCAATCAATGCTGTTCACCTGGATGAGAAGGAGACAAAGCCGCCCGCACGCTACACCCAGAGCCGCCTGATCCAGAAGATGGAGGAGCTTGGACTCGGTACAAAGAGCACCCGGCATGAGGTGATCCAGAAACTGATTGCCAGGAAGTACATCGAAGGTAACCCGCTTCGTCCGACACTTGTCGGACGTGCAGTCACCGATACGCTCTCTGAGTATGCAGATACCATCACAAAACCCGGGATGACCAGGTCACTTGAAGACCATATGAACCAGATCAAGGTCAATACGAAGGGAAAAACAGAGGTTATTGAAGAATCCCGAGAGATGCTGAACCGTGTCTTCGACCAGCTCGAGGAGAACGAGGAGCTGATTGGCCGCGATATCATGGAGATGACGGTGGAGGAGTCGATGATTGGTCCATGCCCGTCATGCGGCCATCAGCTTCGTATCAGGAGGATGGGGAGTTCCCAGTTTATCGGGTGTATGCACTATCCGGACTGCAGCTTCAACATCAGCCTGCCACCCGGGACGTGGGGTGGTGCCGTCAGGACAAAAGATCTCTGCCCGGAACATAATCTCCATCATATCAGGCTTGTCAGAAAAGGGGCACGGCCATGGGATCTCGGCTGCCCTCTCTGTTCGCATATTGAATCAAACAGGGAGGCTCTTGCTATGATTCCGGACTGTACAGGTGACCGCATCAAAAAACTTCATGCCAATCATCTCTATGCAATAACGGACATAACAAACCTGCAGGCAGAAGAGCTTGCCCGAATTCTGGGGATATCGGAAACGGCAGCAGAATCGCTACGGAGGGGTGCAGAGGAGGTCATTGAACGGCTCAGGCGGAGAACCGGGATGAAGAAGTTCATCCGGAGCCATATCGCACCAAGAAGAGGGAGAAGTCCGGCAAAGGTTGCCAAAACACTCTATGAGGCAGGTGTTGAGGATATCACTGCGCTTGGTGGCGCTGACCCAAATCTCCTGAAACAGGCAGGTATAAGCGATGATGAAGCGGCAACACTGCTGCAGGCGGCAAAAAAGGAGAGTGATACACGAATTCTCCGTGAGATTGGTATACCTGCTGTCTCCCTGAAAAAATACCAGGCTGCCGGGATCTCTGCTCCAGAGGACTTTATGCGGATACACCCGGCAGGAATTGCGCTTGCATCCGGTGTTACCATCGAGACTGTGATAAAGCATGTCTCACTCGTCTGCGACTATTATCAGCAGCCCGCACCGGAAAAGATCAGTAAAGCCGCATTTGAAAAAGGACAAAAAGAGCTTGTAGAGATCCCCGGTATCGGGGATTCCACCCTGAGAAAACTTGCGGATGCTGGCATTTATAATAAAAAAACACTTCTTGCCGCAGAGGGTGATCTTTTCGGACTGTCGGGAGATGTTGTATCAAAATTGCAAAAGGAGGCGGCATGA
- a CDS encoding phosphoglycerol geranylgeranyltransferase, with translation MSMNWKDWVHITKLDPDRHLDIAAIETVATSGTDALMLSGTLNVTPENLTELYDCVRDYSLPIVVEPADPGGARFDGMDLVFVPSVLNASHPRWIVGQHKAWVQRYKIDWNRVVPEAYIVLNPASSVAKVTGSDCGLAPDEVAAYATVADRYFGFPVVYIEYSGTYGDPNVVKAVSEAVSDARIFYGGGINSAERALEMSAFADTIVVGNAVYEAGIDALKATVRAVR, from the coding sequence ATGAGCATGAACTGGAAAGACTGGGTTCATATCACAAAGCTTGATCCGGATCGCCATCTGGATATAGCTGCCATCGAGACGGTGGCAACGAGCGGAACAGACGCACTGATGCTTTCGGGCACACTCAATGTCACCCCGGAAAACCTGACCGAACTCTATGACTGTGTCAGGGATTACTCCCTTCCAATCGTCGTGGAACCAGCAGATCCCGGTGGTGCACGGTTTGATGGGATGGATCTCGTCTTTGTGCCGAGTGTTTTGAATGCCTCGCATCCCCGGTGGATCGTCGGCCAGCACAAAGCCTGGGTTCAAAGATACAAGATAGACTGGAACCGGGTTGTTCCTGAGGCTTATATCGTCCTGAACCCGGCATCCTCTGTAGCAAAAGTGACGGGATCAGACTGCGGGCTTGCACCTGATGAGGTTGCTGCCTATGCAACTGTTGCAGACCGGTACTTTGGATTTCCTGTTGTCTATATCGAATATTCCGGCACCTATGGGGATCCAAATGTCGTGAAGGCGGTATCAGAGGCCGTCTCTGATGCGCGAATCTTTTACGGTGGAGGAATCAACAGCGCAGAGCGTGCGCTTGAGATGAGTGCTTTTGCAGATACAATCGTTGTCGGCAACGCCGTCTATGAAGCAGGAATCGATGCATTGAAGGCGACTGTCCGGGCGGTCAGGTGA
- a CDS encoding RNA methyltransferase, with protein MPTVDIVLVEPLYEGNVGFTARVMKNFGFSNLVLVNPCDLGDEAIARSSHARDLLARAERLSLDEVFARSAVTIATTGTLGKSVTNPMRMPYYSPAELREIIAPVDGRVSILFGRENWGLNNEEIRESDIICTIPTSEEYPIVNISHAVGIVCYELANLPRGEYLLASRLEMDCLFGHISSFLDRISHPPEKRATTLLLIRRILGRTQLTAREASTLHGLMRRTEWHLDNPEGSDKSDQVPPDSNDPC; from the coding sequence ATGCCGACTGTTGATATTGTCCTCGTTGAACCTCTCTATGAAGGAAATGTCGGGTTTACCGCGCGGGTCATGAAGAACTTTGGGTTCTCCAACCTGGTTCTTGTCAACCCCTGCGACCTTGGAGACGAGGCGATTGCCCGTTCCTCCCATGCCAGGGATCTGCTTGCCAGGGCAGAGCGCCTCTCCCTTGATGAAGTCTTTGCACGGAGTGCAGTGACTATTGCCACCACCGGTACGCTGGGCAAATCAGTGACAAATCCGATGAGGATGCCGTATTATTCTCCCGCAGAACTCCGTGAGATAATCGCGCCGGTGGACGGGCGCGTCTCCATCCTCTTTGGGAGGGAGAACTGGGGGCTGAATAACGAGGAGATACGGGAGTCTGATATCATCTGCACCATACCGACATCAGAGGAGTACCCGATAGTCAATATCTCCCATGCGGTTGGAATCGTCTGCTATGAACTGGCAAACCTTCCAAGGGGTGAGTACCTGCTGGCATCCCGGCTTGAGATGGACTGCCTTTTTGGGCATATCAGCTCGTTTCTGGACAGGATCTCACACCCCCCGGAGAAGCGGGCAACCACGCTCCTGTTGATCAGGCGGATACTCGGCAGGACGCAGCTCACCGCACGTGAGGCAAGTACCCTGCATGGACTCATGAGACGGACAGAATGGCATCTTGACAATCCGGAAGGAAGCGATAAATCGGATCAGGTGCCACCTGACAGTAATGATCCTTGTTGA
- the dcd gene encoding dCTP deaminase — protein MILVDWQIIDRVNRGHILIDPYNPALVQPNSLDIRLGNHFVWYRSGDTVIDPYDRTSIESETEEMVSDHFDIQPGMFVLAETLEVIGLPDNIVASIEGKSSIARFGVELHQTGGWIDAGFRGTITLEMCNVNVRPVRVYAGMPIGQLVFYTTERAATPYDKKPDAKYMDQRQATLSRYAGNKRPD, from the coding sequence ATGATCCTTGTTGACTGGCAGATCATCGACCGGGTGAATCGCGGGCATATTCTCATTGATCCCTATAACCCGGCGCTGGTTCAGCCAAACTCCCTTGATATCCGGCTTGGAAACCATTTTGTCTGGTACCGCTCCGGTGACACGGTTATTGACCCCTATGACAGGACGAGCATCGAATCGGAGACTGAAGAGATGGTTTCTGATCACTTTGATATCCAGCCGGGGATGTTTGTATTAGCCGAGACGCTGGAAGTGATCGGTCTTCCGGATAATATCGTTGCATCCATTGAAGGGAAGAGCAGCATCGCACGGTTTGGGGTTGAGCTTCACCAGACAGGCGGCTGGATTGACGCTGGCTTTCGGGGAACTATCACGCTTGAGATGTGTAACGTGAATGTCCGGCCGGTCCGGGTCTATGCAGGCATGCCGATTGGCCAGCTCGTCTTTTACACAACCGAACGCGCGGCAACACCCTATGATAAAAAACCTGATGCAAAATATATGGATCAGCGGCAGGCAACCCTCTCCCGGTACGCAGGGAATAAGCGGCCGGATTGA
- a CDS encoding threonine--tRNA ligase: MRLLLIHSDYIEYKAQKKTAMAEEDIRPQDSFEDALTAFCAVESVDEEDIGDVVSQAAGEILGTAEKVGAFRVMIYPYAHLSTDLASPQQAVHALVALEKALEGSIEVKRAPFGWYKSFTISCKGHPLSELSRTILPGGSDQPKKEVAREWFVLTPEGERKDIGEYQHDSDFSRLIAKETGSAVSVGGEPVHVDLMRAKELVDYEVRSDVGNLRWLPRGKLIRDLLADYCLNTVLEYGGSPVETPVMYDLGDPAINEHAGKFGERQYRFKSNNRNMMLRFAACFGMFSIMHDMHISPNNLPMKMYELSTYSFRHEQKGEVIGLKRLRTFTMPDMHTLTKDMADALSCFEEQLMMGWKSGEDLGTPLEGVFRCTRDFYEDHADWVQNLARISGRPLLIEIISNRVHYWIAKIDLAAIDSQDRPIENPTVQIDVESAERFAISYTDRDGAVVHPPILHCSPTGSIERVICAILEGTARMDVPSFPVWLAPTQVRVLPVSQKNQHYADMVYADLKKSGIRADLDDRDESVGKKIRDAGMDWVPYVVVIGDKEESSGLLTVTVRAKSEPKKPYKEQMTPDELIAAIRSVTAGLPFRPLYTQPLLSKKPHYI, translated from the coding sequence ATGCGGCTTCTTCTGATACATTCGGATTACATTGAGTATAAGGCACAGAAGAAGACGGCGATGGCAGAAGAGGATATCCGGCCACAGGACTCCTTTGAAGATGCCCTCACCGCCTTCTGTGCAGTAGAATCAGTCGACGAGGAGGATATCGGGGATGTTGTCTCACAGGCAGCAGGCGAGATCCTCGGAACTGCGGAAAAGGTTGGTGCGTTCCGGGTGATGATCTATCCCTATGCCCACCTCTCAACAGATCTCGCCTCTCCACAACAGGCAGTACATGCTCTTGTGGCACTTGAAAAGGCACTTGAAGGGTCAATCGAGGTGAAACGGGCGCCATTTGGCTGGTATAAGTCATTTACGATCTCCTGCAAGGGTCATCCCCTCTCGGAACTCTCGCGAACTATTCTCCCAGGCGGATCAGATCAGCCAAAGAAAGAGGTTGCCCGCGAGTGGTTTGTGCTCACCCCGGAAGGAGAGAGGAAAGATATTGGGGAGTACCAGCATGACTCGGACTTCAGCCGGCTTATTGCAAAAGAGACAGGTTCTGCGGTATCGGTTGGGGGAGAACCTGTTCATGTCGATCTGATGCGGGCAAAGGAGCTTGTCGATTACGAGGTGCGATCAGATGTTGGTAACCTGCGATGGCTGCCACGTGGCAAGCTGATCCGGGATCTCCTCGCAGACTACTGCCTGAATACAGTGCTTGAGTATGGCGGATCCCCTGTTGAAACACCGGTGATGTATGATCTGGGTGATCCTGCCATCAATGAGCATGCCGGGAAGTTCGGGGAGCGGCAGTACCGGTTCAAATCAAATAACCGGAATATGATGCTCAGGTTTGCAGCCTGCTTTGGGATGTTCTCAATTATGCATGATATGCATATATCGCCAAACAACCTCCCGATGAAGATGTACGAGCTCTCGACGTACTCGTTTCGGCATGAGCAGAAGGGTGAGGTGATCGGATTAAAGCGCCTCAGGACCTTTACCATGCCGGATATGCATACCCTGACAAAGGATATGGCAGATGCCCTCTCCTGCTTTGAAGAGCAGCTGATGATGGGATGGAAGAGCGGGGAGGATCTTGGAACCCCCCTTGAAGGAGTCTTCCGCTGTACACGCGATTTCTACGAGGATCATGCCGACTGGGTCCAAAACCTTGCCCGGATCTCGGGCAGGCCCCTTCTCATTGAGATCATCTCAAACCGCGTCCACTACTGGATTGCAAAGATTGACCTGGCAGCAATCGACAGCCAGGATCGGCCCATTGAAAACCCGACAGTCCAGATTGATGTTGAGAGTGCAGAGAGGTTTGCCATCTCGTATACGGATCGTGATGGGGCCGTTGTCCACCCGCCGATCCTCCACTGTTCGCCAACCGGATCCATTGAGCGGGTCATCTGTGCAATCCTTGAAGGGACAGCACGGATGGATGTCCCCTCGTTTCCGGTCTGGCTTGCTCCGACCCAGGTACGGGTGCTCCCGGTCTCCCAGAAGAACCAGCATTATGCCGACATGGTCTATGCCGACCTGAAAAAATCAGGTATCCGTGCTGATCTTGATGACAGGGATGAGTCCGTTGGCAAAAAGATCCGGGATGCCGGTATGGACTGGGTGCCGTATGTTGTTGTCATCGGTGACAAGGAGGAGAGTTCCGGTCTCCTGACGGTGACAGTCAGGGCGAAGTCTGAGCCAAAGAAGCCGTATAAAGAACAAATGACACCTGACGAACTCATTGCTGCCATCAGATCTGTTACTGCCGGCCTGCCCTTCCGCCCGCTCTATACGCAGCCGCTCCTCTCGAAGAAGCCCCATTATATCTGA
- a CDS encoding DUF362 domain-containing protein: MPATVSSVTCSTYDEQAIDSSVRSAIDLLGGIESFVSPGMTVFLKPNLLAGVDPARAVTTHPAVTRAVARLLTDYGCRVVIGDSPGAGIRYTAASLQRVYTRSGIASLAAMPGVSLNMDISHTTVPSRDGRVVKRFLALSPAVAADAIISLSKPKTHLLTTYTGAVKNIFGIVPGHEKSLFHTRFPEAPGFSEMLIDLTTAVVPVLHLMDGVVGMEGNGPMAGTPRDLGYIFASRNPHALDRLVCRTIGIAEDLVPTIQAAGARGLLDDDLVVVGDNPDSGAIRPFRLPDTQRPAGLRMKIARKILARAQKSCIVLAPRPVVEQTVCTGCGACQRICPAGVITLEERKAAIDLSRCIRCYCCHESCEDAAIQIKDSCIYRFLFGRRQ; encoded by the coding sequence ATGCCCGCAACGGTCTCCTCGGTCACCTGCAGCACCTATGACGAGCAGGCGATCGACTCTTCTGTCAGATCTGCAATCGATCTCCTTGGAGGCATTGAATCCTTTGTCAGCCCCGGTATGACTGTCTTTCTCAAACCAAACCTTCTTGCGGGCGTTGATCCTGCCAGGGCAGTGACCACGCACCCGGCAGTCACGAGGGCAGTTGCCCGGTTACTGACTGATTATGGATGCAGGGTAGTGATCGGCGACAGTCCGGGTGCGGGCATCCGCTATACTGCGGCATCTCTTCAGAGGGTATACACACGATCCGGGATTGCATCCCTTGCGGCTATGCCGGGCGTCTCACTTAATATGGATATCTCCCATACAACCGTTCCCTCGCGGGATGGAAGAGTCGTGAAACGTTTTCTTGCTCTCTCCCCTGCAGTTGCAGCAGATGCGATCATCTCGCTCTCAAAGCCGAAGACACATCTTCTGACGACCTATACGGGTGCGGTAAAAAACATCTTTGGAATCGTTCCCGGTCATGAAAAGTCTCTCTTTCATACCCGGTTTCCAGAGGCGCCCGGGTTTTCTGAGATGCTCATTGACCTGACTACAGCTGTTGTACCTGTTCTCCACCTGATGGATGGGGTTGTCGGGATGGAGGGGAACGGGCCGATGGCAGGCACACCACGGGATCTTGGGTATATCTTTGCTTCACGCAATCCCCATGCGCTTGACAGGCTTGTATGCAGGACCATCGGTATTGCCGAAGACCTTGTTCCGACAATTCAGGCGGCAGGAGCGCGTGGTCTTCTGGATGATGATCTGGTGGTAGTCGGCGACAATCCTGATTCTGGAGCAATCCGGCCGTTTCGCCTCCCGGATACACAGCGTCCGGCAGGTCTGAGGATGAAGATTGCACGAAAGATCCTTGCCCGTGCCCAGAAAAGCTGCATAGTCCTGGCACCCCGCCCGGTTGTTGAACAAACCGTATGCACCGGGTGTGGTGCATGTCAGCGGATCTGTCCAGCTGGTGTAATCACGCTTGAGGAGAGGAAAGCCGCAATCGATCTCTCCCGCTGCATCCGGTGCTACTGCTGCCATGAGTCCTGTGAAGATGCGGCGATACAGATCAAAGATAGCTGTATCTACCGCTTTCTCTTTGGCAGGCGGCAGTAG